CAGCTGCAGCGCGGTGTAGGGCTTCATGCCTTCGACGGGTTTGTTGGTCACGTCCTGGAAAAACAACGGGACGATCTGGGTCAGGCCGCCGATGCTCACGGCAAACACCATCAGCAGGGCCAGCAGGCCGACGTTCTTCTCGATGACTTCATGTTTCATCAGGCAGGTCTCCTCAAGCCAGCTGGGCGTTCGCAGGGGCAGCGTCGAGCGCTGGCGCGCGTACCGTGCGCCAGGTGTTCCAGGCCATCAGGAACATGCCGCTGAGGAAGATCGCGCCGCCCACGAAGCGCACGATGAAGCCCGGGTGGCTGGCCACCAGGGTTTCCACGAACGAGTAAGTGAGCGTGCCGTCGCTGTTGACCGCGCGCCACATCAGGCCTTGAGCGATGCCGTTGACCCACATCGAGGCGATGTACAACACGGTACCGATGGTCGCCAGCCAGAAGTGGGCGTTGATCAGGCCGATGCTGTGCATCTGCTGTTTGCCGAACACTTTCGGGATGGTGTGGTACAGGGCGCCGATCGAGATCATCGCCACCCAACCCAGCGCGCCGGCGTGTACGTGGCCGATGGTCCAGTCGGTGTAGTGGGACAACGCATTGACCGTCTTGATGGCCATCATCGGGCCTTCGAAGGTGGACATGCCGTAGAACGCCAGCGATACCACGAGGAAGCGCAGGATCGGGTCGCTGCGCAGTTTGTGCCAGGCACCCGACAGGGTCATCATGCCGTTGATCATTCCGCCCCAGCTCGGTGCCAGCAGGATCAGCGACATCACCATGCCCAGCGACTGCGCCCAGTCGGGCAGGGCGGTGTAGTGCAGGTGGTGTGGGCCGGCCCAGATGTACAGGGTGATCAGCGCCCAGAAGTGCACGATCGACAGGCGATAAGAGTACACCGGCCGTTCGGCCTGTTTGGGCACGTAGTAGTACATCATCCCCAGGAAGCCTGCAGTGAGGAAAAAGCCCACCGCGTTGTGCCCGTACCACCACTGCACCATGGCGTCGGTGGCGCCGGCGTACACTGAATACGACTTGGTCAGGCTGACCGGCAGCTCCAGGTTGTTGACGATGTGCAGGATCGCCACGGTGAGGATGAACGCACCGAAGAACCAGTTGCCCACATAGATGTGTTTGGTGGTGCGCTTGATCAGCGTGCCGAAGAACACGATGGCGTAGGCTACCCAGACAATGGTGATCAGGATGTCGATCGGCCATTCCAGCTCGGCGTATTCCTTGGAACTGGTGTAGCCCAGCGGCAGCGTGATGGCCGCCAGCAGAATCACCAGTTGCCAGCCCCAGAAGGTGAACGCGGCCAGTTTGGGCGCGAACAGGGTGGTCTGGCAGGTGCGTTGCACCGAATAATAGGAAGTGGCAAACAGCGCACAGCCGCCGAAGGCGAAGATCACCGCATTGGTATGCAGTGGGCGCAGGCGGCCGAAGCTGGTCCAGGGGAGGTCGAAGTTCAGGGAGGGCCAGGCAAGCTGGGCGGCGATGAAGACGCCGAGCCCCATCCCGACGATTCCCCACACCACCGTCATGATGGCGAATTGGCGGACCACCTTGTAGTCATAGGCGGTACTGCTGGTTGTGTTCATGTATGGGTTTCCATCCACGGTTATTTTGGCAGGCTGTACAGCGAGGCAAGCATGAGTAATGGGCAATGTGCCGGTATTGACGGGGATCAATGGGCGAAGATCGGAAATGTCCCAGGCTTGCGCTGCGATCCTGCGCACACGCAGGGGCAGGGCGGTGCCCGCGCCACCCTGATCCTGGCCCATGGCGCAGGGGCGCCGATGGACAGCGATTTCATGAACGACATCGCGCAAAGGCTGGCGGCACTTGGGGTGGGGGTGGTTCGCTTCGAGTTCCCCTACATGGCCGAACGCAGGGTTACCGGCGGCAAGCGGCCACCCAACCCACAGAAGGTTTTGCTTGAGTGCTGGCGCGAGGTGTACCGGCAGGTGCGACCTTTAGTCACGGGCACGTTGGCGATTGGCGGCAAGTCCATGGGCGGGCGCATGGCCAGTTTGCTGGCTGACGAATTGGGCGCGGATGCGCTGGTGTGCCTGGGGTATCCGTTCTATGCGGTGGGCAAGCCGGAGAAACCACGGGTGGAGCATTTAGCGGGGTTGAAAGCCCGGACGTTGATCGTTCAAGGGGAGCGCGATGCGCTGGGCAATCGTGAGGCGGTGGCGGGGTATGCGCTGTCACCGTCGATCGAGGTGAGCTGGCTGGAGGCGGGGGATCATGACCTGAAACCGTTGAAGGCTTCCGGGTTCAGCCATGGGCAGCATCTGCAGGCGGCGGCTGAGCGGGTGGCGAGTTTCCTGGTGAAACAGTGATGGATTTTTCGCGGATAAATCCGCTCCTACAGGGTGTGCGCGTAATCTTGTAGGAGCGGATTTATCCGCGATGAGGCCGGACCTGCCTACCGCTTAATCACGGTACTCGCACAGGTAAGCCGTCTCTACCGCCACTTTCAGCTGGAACTTGCTGTCGGCGGCCACATTGAACTTGTCACCGGCATTGAAGGTTTCCCAGTTGTCGCTACCCGGCAGTTTCACGGTCAGCGCGCCCGACACCACGTGCATGATCTCGCGCTTGGCCGTGCCAAACTCATATTCGCCCGGGGCCATGACGCCAACGGTGGCCGGACCTTCAGTGCCTTCGAAGGCGATCGACTTGACGGTGCCATCGAAGTACTCGTTGACCTTGAACATAGGGCGACTCCTGAACTGAGAGGATGAAAAAAGGGCTGGCCAGTATGCCCAAGGCCACAGCCCCCGTCATCTGCTTTCAAGCGCCGTTGGCAGGCAAGGTCAAAGGCAGCAAACGGGCGGTGTTGCGCGCATCTTCCAGGGCCCGGTGCTGCTGGCCGCAAAACTGCATGCCGGCCAGTTGCAGCGCACCGTTGAGCCCTGTCGGTTTCTGCAGGTGGCGGGCTTTGGCGAAGCGCTGCTTGAGGTTGATGTGCGGCAACTCGCGCAACAGGCTGTCCACCTGGTGCTGTTGCCAGTCCTGCAACAGTTGCTGGCGGTCGTAATCGCCCCAGCTGACCCACGCCTGCAATTGCCCGCGGTGATGTTCCAGCCAGCGCTCGAAGCGCCCCCACACCTCGGGGAACGATGCCGCGCTGTCGACACTGGCCTGGCTGATGTGCGTCAGCTCGCGGCAGAACGGCGTCAGCTGCGGCCGCCGCCGGGGCCTTACGAAGCGCTGGAAGTGGTCCACTTCGCGGCCTTCGCGGGTCACCAGGCTGGCGCCAATTTCTATGATTTCCATCTCCGTCACCGGCCAGCCACCGTCATCGGTGGTTGCTTCCAGGTCGATTACCAACCAGTGGCCCATTTCAGGCTCCCTCGACATTCGTGCCAAGCAGCGTAGCCAATCTGCGGCCACACGGCATCCCGTGGCACTTTGGCATAACCCGCAGTTGTGCCCGTGCGGGAAAACGCCTAGCTTAGGTGCATCCAGGTTTGAACCGTGATGAGCATCCGTCTTGACTCCTGTGCCCGGCCTGAAGGTCTTCACCACCCTGTTGCTGCTCGCTACGGCATGGCTTGCAGTGCCGGCCTGGGCTGCCGATGCCATCGACGTGAAGATTGGTGCCGCACATTTTCCGCCTTATACCGTGCGCCCAGAGCAGGGCGCCGACACGGGTCTGCTGCCGCAACTGGTCGATGCCTTGAACCGTGTACAACATCAGTACAACTTCGTGCTGGTGCCCACGTCGATTCAGCGGCGCTTTGGCGACCTGCAGCAAGGCCGCACCGACATGGCCATTTTCGAAAACCCGCAATGGGGTTGGCAGAATGTTCCGCACCAGACTGTGGACATGGGCCTGGAAGATGCCGAAGTGTTCGTGGCCAGAAAGCGCGATGGCCAGAACCCGCGCTATTTCGAAGACCTGGACGGCAAGCGCCTGGCACTGTTCAACGGCTACCACTACGCCTTCGCCCACTTCAACCCCGACCCCAATTACTTGCGCGAAGCCTACAACGCGACGCTGACGTATTCCCATGACAGCAACCTGCTGATGGTGCAGGCCGGTCGCGCCGACATTGCGCTGGTCACGCGCTCCTACCTCAGTGATTTTCTGGCGCGCAACCCGCAAAGCAAGGGCCAGCTGATCGCCTCGCCACGCATTGACCAGCTCTACCACCATTACGCCCTGTTGCGCCCCCATGCCCCCATCACCGCAGAGCAGTTCGCCGGGTTGATGCACAACCTGCGAGACACTGGCGAGTTGGCGCGGATCTTCGAACCCTACCGGATCACCGTCACACCCCCGGCCGACTAAATTCCCCACTGGCGCCCACGTTTCAGAAGTGAGCCCCTCTTTCATTTCTTCGTGAGCCATGACCATGCCGTTCGATGCCGCTTCGCAGCCTCTGTCACAGCCTCGTTGGCGCAACCTGCACGCCGATGAAGGCGACCGCTGGCTGAGCCTGACCCTTGAAGGCCGCCCGCTGATCCAGGTGCGCCTGGTGCCGGCCGATACCCTTGAGGTGCATGTTGAAAGCCTGTGCCCGGAGCGGCCGCAGCAGGCGTTGTGGGCAGCCTGTTACTGGCTGTTGTCGCGTGAGCCCGCACGCCAACGCCTGGCTTGGCACCTGCCGCAAGCACAGGCTGATGCGCTGGCCAGTGGCCTGTTGTTACCCACCGAGCAGCCGGGGGTATACCTGTGCGAGCGCACGCTGTTCTGGCAGTTGCCGCAGCCGTGGCTGGGCGCGGCGATCAATGACGTGTACCCGCAGCAAATGCAGATGAGCAATGGTAAGCGCCACCCGCGCCGCGCGCCCAAACCGCGTGGTGAGGTGTACCGCCGTTTCGATGCTCGCCTGGGGAGCTGGGTTTCCTTGCGCACGCTGGAAATCGACCACGACCTGGAGCGCTTCAACCGCTGGCAGAACAACCCACGGGTGGAAAAATTCTGGCAGGAAGGCGGCTCACTTGCACAGCACCGCGAGTACCTGGCCAAACTTGAAGCCGACCCGCACACGTTGACGCTGATCGGCTGTTTCGACGACGAGCCATTCGCCTACTTCGAGGCCTACTGGGCCAAGGAAGACCGCATTGCACCGTTCTACCCGGCCGACGATTACGACCGTGGCGTACACATGCTGGTGGGGGAGGAGTCGCACCGCGGGCCACACAAGGTGGCCAGCTGGCTGTCGGCGCTGGTGCACTACCTGTTCCTGGACGACCCGCGCACGCAGCGGGTGGTGGCCGAACCGCGTGCCGACAACGGCAAGATGATCGGCTACATGCAGGATCAGTGCTTCCATTGCGAGAAGGAGTTCGATTTCCCGCACAAGCGGGCGGCATTGATGATTTTGGGGCGGGAGCGG
The genomic region above belongs to Pseudomonas sp. PSKL.D1 and contains:
- a CDS encoding GNAT family N-acetyltransferase, translating into MPFDAASQPLSQPRWRNLHADEGDRWLSLTLEGRPLIQVRLVPADTLEVHVESLCPERPQQALWAACYWLLSREPARQRLAWHLPQAQADALASGLLLPTEQPGVYLCERTLFWQLPQPWLGAAINDVYPQQMQMSNGKRHPRRAPKPRGEVYRRFDARLGSWVSLRTLEIDHDLERFNRWQNNPRVEKFWQEGGSLAQHREYLAKLEADPHTLTLIGCFDDEPFAYFEAYWAKEDRIAPFYPADDYDRGVHMLVGEESHRGPHKVASWLSALVHYLFLDDPRTQRVVAEPRADNGKMIGYMQDQCFHCEKEFDFPHKRAALMILGRERFFDRCKLV
- a CDS encoding substrate-binding periplasmic protein, with product MTPVPGLKVFTTLLLLATAWLAVPAWAADAIDVKIGAAHFPPYTVRPEQGADTGLLPQLVDALNRVQHQYNFVLVPTSIQRRFGDLQQGRTDMAIFENPQWGWQNVPHQTVDMGLEDAEVFVARKRDGQNPRYFEDLDGKRLALFNGYHYAFAHFNPDPNYLREAYNATLTYSHDSNLLMVQAGRADIALVTRSYLSDFLARNPQSKGQLIASPRIDQLYHHYALLRPHAPITAEQFAGLMHNLRDTGELARIFEPYRITVTPPAD
- a CDS encoding alpha/beta family hydrolase; this translates as MSNGQCAGIDGDQWAKIGNVPGLRCDPAHTQGQGGARATLILAHGAGAPMDSDFMNDIAQRLAALGVGVVRFEFPYMAERRVTGGKRPPNPQKVLLECWREVYRQVRPLVTGTLAIGGKSMGGRMASLLADELGADALVCLGYPFYAVGKPEKPRVEHLAGLKARTLIVQGERDALGNREAVAGYALSPSIEVSWLEAGDHDLKPLKASGFSHGQHLQAAAERVASFLVKQ
- the ccoN gene encoding cytochrome-c oxidase, cbb3-type subunit I; protein product: MNTTSSTAYDYKVVRQFAIMTVVWGIVGMGLGVFIAAQLAWPSLNFDLPWTSFGRLRPLHTNAVIFAFGGCALFATSYYSVQRTCQTTLFAPKLAAFTFWGWQLVILLAAITLPLGYTSSKEYAELEWPIDILITIVWVAYAIVFFGTLIKRTTKHIYVGNWFFGAFILTVAILHIVNNLELPVSLTKSYSVYAGATDAMVQWWYGHNAVGFFLTAGFLGMMYYYVPKQAERPVYSYRLSIVHFWALITLYIWAGPHHLHYTALPDWAQSLGMVMSLILLAPSWGGMINGMMTLSGAWHKLRSDPILRFLVVSLAFYGMSTFEGPMMAIKTVNALSHYTDWTIGHVHAGALGWVAMISIGALYHTIPKVFGKQQMHSIGLINAHFWLATIGTVLYIASMWVNGIAQGLMWRAVNSDGTLTYSFVETLVASHPGFIVRFVGGAIFLSGMFLMAWNTWRTVRAPALDAAPANAQLA
- a CDS encoding exonuclease domain-containing protein, which translates into the protein MGHWLVIDLEATTDDGGWPVTEMEIIEIGASLVTREGREVDHFQRFVRPRRRPQLTPFCRELTHISQASVDSAASFPEVWGRFERWLEHHRGQLQAWVSWGDYDRQQLLQDWQQHQVDSLLRELPHINLKQRFAKARHLQKPTGLNGALQLAGMQFCGQQHRALEDARNTARLLPLTLPANGA
- the ppnP gene encoding pyrimidine/purine nucleoside phosphorylase; the protein is MFKVNEYFDGTVKSIAFEGTEGPATVGVMAPGEYEFGTAKREIMHVVSGALTVKLPGSDNWETFNAGDKFNVAADSKFQLKVAVETAYLCEYRD